One window of Candidatus Binatota bacterium genomic DNA carries:
- a CDS encoding enoyl-CoA hydratase, which yields MDYEQITYEVRDQVALITLDRPDKLNAWTPQMSEEQAHAVARANADNAVGAIVTTGAGRGFCAGADMGDTFQSRIDGVDPGHNTQDGSGGMPAGLDWVALVRESKPMIAAVNGATVGIGLTMLLPFDVILASDKARLGMGFIKMGLVPELASTHFLVQRMGFGRASEMCLTGRLYKADEALEAGLVDRVVAHDDLVAAALQLAGEIAANPVPQLLMTKRLLTENGSATDLTLVQESESALLRECWKTPEHAEAVAAFIEKRPPRFR from the coding sequence ATGGACTACGAGCAGATCACCTACGAAGTACGCGACCAGGTGGCACTGATCACGCTTGACCGGCCCGACAAGCTCAACGCGTGGACGCCACAGATGAGCGAGGAGCAGGCCCACGCCGTCGCGCGCGCCAACGCCGACAACGCTGTGGGTGCCATCGTCACGACCGGTGCCGGCCGCGGTTTTTGCGCTGGCGCCGACATGGGCGACACCTTCCAGTCGCGCATAGACGGTGTTGACCCCGGCCACAACACCCAGGACGGATCGGGAGGAATGCCCGCAGGCCTCGACTGGGTGGCGCTGGTGCGCGAGTCCAAGCCCATGATTGCCGCGGTCAACGGCGCGACCGTCGGCATCGGGCTTACCATGCTGCTGCCCTTCGACGTCATACTGGCGTCGGACAAGGCGCGCCTGGGCATGGGCTTCATCAAGATGGGGCTGGTGCCCGAGCTGGCCAGCACCCATTTCCTGGTGCAGCGCATGGGCTTTGGCCGCGCATCGGAGATGTGCCTTACAGGTCGCCTTTACAAGGCCGACGAGGCACTGGAGGCCGGCCTGGTGGACCGGGTCGTGGCTCACGACGACCTCGTGGCCGCCGCCCTGCAACTGGCCGGCGAGATCGCGGCCAACCCCGTGCCGCAGTTGCTCATGACCAAGCGGCTACTGACCGAAAACGGCAGCGCCACCGACCTCACCCTGGTGCAGGAGTCGGAGAGCGCCTTGCTGCGCGAGTGCTGGAAGACACCCGAGCACGCCGAGGCGGTGGCGGCTTTTATCGAGAAACGACCACCGCGTTTTCGCTAG
- a CDS encoding copper chaperone PCu(A)C — protein sequence MVRFADKCSLLVVLNRKRGISSRVRSSLKFCRWFIVLPLVLAFYSSAVAASWGRNYFPNVELTNQDGEQVRFFDDLIEGKIVAVNFIFTSCPDSCPLETAQLKKVQDILGDRIGDDIFFYSISIDPEHDQPPILSEYKDRFGAHWDFFTGNEEDITLLRRKLGLYVEEIQDGSGDHNLNMMIGNQATGQWMKRAPTENPYILASQLNGLCPKCPPLSKQSYHKAPELRPMSAGEQLFRTRCSVCHTVDGETRPGALGPDLMGVTGRRDRQWLLGWLQAPDKMIADEDPIAVAMLEEWGNLVMPNMRLNRQEADDLLVYLASMGELREEAAPVADAEPEGDVLAVMDAWVREADARAPANAGYMTLVNVGQEAVSLVKVESPAFGRIEVHEMAVVDGLMRMREVEQLLVPPGGQAKLAPGGKHLMLMEPVRRAEAGQTINMTLSFESGRTQVVAVPVKVK from the coding sequence ATGGTCCGGTTCGCTGATAAATGTAGTCTACTAGTTGTATTGAATCGAAAAAGGGGTATCTCTTCTCGCGTGAGAAGTAGCTTGAAATTTTGCCGGTGGTTTATCGTGCTGCCCTTGGTGCTGGCTTTCTATTCGTCTGCCGTGGCCGCGTCATGGGGCAGGAACTATTTTCCAAACGTCGAACTGACCAACCAGGACGGAGAACAGGTGCGGTTTTTCGACGACCTTATCGAGGGAAAGATCGTCGCGGTTAACTTTATCTTCACCAGCTGTCCGGACAGTTGCCCCCTTGAGACGGCCCAGCTGAAAAAGGTCCAGGACATACTGGGTGATCGAATTGGCGACGATATCTTTTTTTATTCGATCTCTATCGACCCTGAACACGACCAGCCGCCGATACTGAGCGAGTACAAGGATAGATTCGGTGCGCACTGGGATTTCTTCACCGGTAACGAAGAAGACATCACGCTGCTACGTAGAAAGCTCGGCCTGTACGTGGAGGAGATCCAGGACGGAAGTGGCGATCACAACTTGAACATGATGATCGGCAACCAGGCTACCGGGCAGTGGATGAAGCGAGCGCCGACAGAAAACCCCTACATTCTTGCGTCTCAGCTGAATGGCCTGTGCCCCAAGTGCCCTCCTCTTTCCAAGCAGAGTTATCACAAGGCGCCTGAGCTGCGGCCCATGTCGGCGGGAGAGCAGTTGTTTCGGACTCGTTGTTCAGTTTGTCACACGGTCGACGGCGAGACCCGACCCGGCGCACTCGGGCCGGATCTCATGGGAGTAACAGGGCGCCGCGATCGCCAGTGGCTTCTTGGATGGCTGCAGGCACCAGACAAAATGATTGCTGACGAGGACCCGATCGCGGTAGCCATGCTCGAAGAGTGGGGGAATCTGGTCATGCCGAATATGCGGCTGAACAGGCAGGAGGCCGATGACCTGCTTGTCTACCTTGCTTCGATGGGCGAGCTGCGGGAGGAGGCAGCTCCGGTTGCCGACGCCGAGCCGGAAGGAGACGTGCTGGCGGTCATGGATGCCTGGGTGCGCGAGGCAGACGCCAGGGCCCCGGCTAACGCCGGATATATGACCCTTGTTAACGTCGGCCAGGAGGCTGTTTCCTTGGTCAAGGTAGAGTCCCCGGCCTTCGGTCGCATAGAGGTGCACGAAATGGCGGTTGTCGACGGGTTGATGAGAATGAGGGAGGTCGAACAACTCCTGGTGCCCCCGGGGGGGCAGGCGAAGCTTGCCCCGGGAGGCAAGCATCTTATGCTCATGGAACCGGTCCGGCGAGCGGAAGCAGGTCAGACCATCAATATGACGCTTTCCTTTGAATCCGGGAGAACACAGGTCGTGGCTGTCCCGGTGAAGGTAAAATAA
- a CDS encoding sulfotransferase, with product MSSTSKTLAEHYTRPDWVRRINAMGDSVAGARRLIPLDADALINDAVESTGGLSDFGSYDGDWQARFTSLLEELESTGALNTMGRLMTRQEVLRGLRTRLFLTRARSETPAMADENIDAPLVITGPPRSGTSILFELLSLDPTARAPLAWEVIHPLAFDRANEQARVAMAECEQEFWADVQPEFAAIHELRADLPVECVTLTLPGFSGGHWSMIADVPNWDADYPATMRYHRALLQALQHGGPPRNWVLKTPLYLAFIDMLLDAYPDARVVHTHRDPLKTEPSAFSTLATVRWQRSDEVGMPDPDGVGLGDMMVDLARRRSEGEFADSIVDLHFSQLMADPAGAVEELYSQLDRPFASPHADAIRAYMKAKPKGKFGQHKYSAEQWGFDPARIRKKMLPYTDYYGVTLEG from the coding sequence ATGTCGTCGACAAGTAAAACACTGGCCGAGCACTACACCCGCCCCGACTGGGTACGGCGCATAAACGCCATGGGCGATTCGGTGGCCGGTGCGCGCAGGCTGATCCCGCTCGACGCCGACGCACTGATAAACGACGCGGTCGAATCGACGGGCGGCCTCAGCGACTTCGGCAGCTACGACGGCGACTGGCAGGCCCGTTTCACGTCGCTGCTCGAAGAGCTCGAGTCCACCGGGGCGCTCAACACGATGGGCCGCCTCATGACCCGGCAGGAAGTGCTGCGAGGCCTGCGCACACGACTGTTTCTGACCCGTGCGCGCAGCGAGACCCCGGCCATGGCCGACGAAAATATCGACGCGCCGCTGGTCATCACCGGCCCGCCCAGGTCGGGCACCTCGATACTTTTTGAGCTGCTCTCGCTCGACCCCACCGCGCGCGCGCCACTGGCCTGGGAGGTCATCCACCCGCTGGCGTTTGACCGCGCCAACGAGCAAGCCCGGGTGGCCATGGCCGAGTGCGAGCAGGAATTCTGGGCCGACGTGCAACCGGAGTTCGCGGCCATACACGAACTGCGCGCCGACCTGCCCGTGGAATGCGTCACGCTCACCTTGCCGGGATTCTCGGGCGGCCACTGGTCGATGATAGCCGACGTGCCAAACTGGGACGCCGACTACCCCGCCACCATGCGCTACCACCGGGCACTGCTGCAGGCCCTGCAGCATGGCGGCCCGCCTCGCAACTGGGTCTTGAAGACGCCCCTGTACCTGGCGTTTATCGACATGTTGCTCGACGCTTACCCCGACGCGCGAGTCGTACACACCCACCGAGACCCCTTGAAGACCGAACCCTCGGCCTTCAGCACCCTGGCCACCGTGCGCTGGCAGCGTAGCGACGAGGTTGGAATGCCCGATCCCGACGGCGTGGGGCTGGGCGACATGATGGTAGACCTCGCACGGCGTCGCTCGGAGGGAGAATTTGCCGACAGCATTGTCGACCTGCACTTCTCGCAGCTCATGGCCGACCCCGCCGGAGCGGTAGAAGAGCTTTACTCGCAACTCGACCGCCCGTTTGCAAGCCCGCACGCCGACGCCATCCGCGCTTACATGAAGGCGAAGCCCAAGGGCAAGTTCGGGCAACACAAGTACTCGGCCGAGCAGTGGGGCTTTGATCCCGCCAGGATCAGAAAAAAAATGCTGCCGTATACCGACTACTACGGCGTGACGCTGGAAGGATAG
- a CDS encoding DUF1214 domain-containing protein — translation MGVSQATDAWKLFRSMLDDMTTVIEEDAENDRERLEGLAVLGRATAMALELNLDVNADAPHFYSMTTQSRFVGGPNPDGEYYLSMIDGQRAYRVSGTRGTTAYLGFQVLAGTGLSPRRMATYLSDRDMVMDSDGAFSFVMAAEEPSAAELGGDPWVAIPGDSSSLVAREYFTDRQTDEPARLSIKPLQSPSAPPPPTDESVAVQLTSIAWTIVKLFTLHRTVKPEMLEQPNQFLTADSVELGSENTTPDNLYMIGSFRLADDEALVIELTPPETRFWSVTLESVWHECIEPRRRQSSITKARASLQPDDSVRLVIAGSDPGSDNWLDTGGRTRGFMTFRWLDNLAPPSVTTRVIPLAECNGARA, via the coding sequence ATGGGAGTCAGCCAAGCCACAGACGCGTGGAAACTGTTCCGCAGTATGCTCGATGATATGACCACTGTCATCGAGGAAGACGCCGAGAACGACCGCGAGAGGCTCGAGGGACTCGCCGTACTCGGCCGGGCGACGGCGATGGCCCTGGAGCTCAACCTCGACGTGAACGCCGACGCACCGCACTTCTACTCGATGACCACCCAGTCGCGGTTCGTCGGCGGCCCCAACCCCGACGGCGAGTACTACCTCTCGATGATAGACGGCCAGCGCGCCTACCGCGTAAGCGGCACGCGCGGTACGACCGCCTACCTCGGCTTCCAGGTGCTGGCGGGGACCGGGCTCAGCCCCCGCCGCATGGCTACCTACCTGTCCGACCGCGACATGGTCATGGATTCTGACGGGGCTTTCTCGTTCGTAATGGCGGCAGAAGAACCCAGTGCCGCCGAGCTTGGCGGCGACCCCTGGGTGGCTATACCCGGAGACTCATCGTCGCTGGTCGCACGCGAGTACTTTACCGACAGGCAGACCGACGAACCCGCCCGCTTGTCGATCAAACCGCTCCAGTCGCCGTCTGCACCACCGCCCCCGACCGACGAGTCGGTTGCTGTACAGCTCACGAGCATTGCCTGGACCATCGTCAAGCTGTTCACCCTGCACCGTACCGTTAAGCCCGAAATGCTGGAGCAGCCCAACCAGTTCCTTACGGCCGACAGCGTGGAGCTGGGGTCGGAGAACACCACTCCCGACAACCTCTACATGATCGGCTCGTTCAGGCTGGCAGACGACGAGGCGTTGGTAATTGAACTCACGCCTCCCGAAACGCGCTTCTGGAGCGTCACGTTGGAAAGCGTCTGGCACGAATGCATAGAACCGCGACGACGACAGAGCTCTATTACCAAGGCCAGGGCCTCCCTGCAGCCCGACGACAGCGTGCGCCTGGTCATAGCCGGCAGCGACCCGGGCAGCGATAACTGGCTGGATACCGGCGGAAGAACCCGCGGTTTCATGACCTTTCGTTGGTTGGACAATCTCGCCCCGCCTTCTGTTACGACCCGGGTGATACCGCTTGC